In a genomic window of Chengkuizengella sediminis:
- a CDS encoding sirohydrochlorin chelatase, producing the protein MKYGLLVISHGSRNENWVRLVDQAVDEVQLPNSIPKESSFLELVENRLIQDGIYRLEAKGITDIIVIPLFVSSGSTHLDEISYALRMTSKPTLETDMEPMDIKANIHLGVPVDDDPIIANILYERISDLSDNPQQEVICLVGHGSKEKGFYAKWRSGLDSLARRVQLIGNFAGSESAMLLPNQVASKMKVLNKKYPEHKIIIVPLFLSEGYFTNEVIPSRLKDFNYLYNGKPILPDKKISQWIEQQVSLMTTE; encoded by the coding sequence ATGAAGTATGGATTACTAGTTATAAGCCACGGCTCTAGAAATGAAAATTGGGTCCGTTTAGTTGACCAAGCTGTTGATGAGGTTCAATTACCAAATTCCATACCAAAGGAATCTTCTTTTTTAGAACTAGTAGAAAATCGACTCATTCAAGATGGAATATACCGATTAGAGGCTAAAGGGATAACGGATATCATCGTTATCCCTTTATTTGTTTCGTCAGGAAGTACGCACTTGGATGAAATCAGTTATGCCTTAAGGATGACTTCAAAACCAACATTAGAAACGGACATGGAACCAATGGATATCAAAGCAAATATTCATTTAGGTGTACCTGTAGATGATGATCCTATTATCGCAAATATTTTGTATGAAAGAATAAGTGATTTATCGGATAACCCACAGCAGGAAGTGATTTGTTTAGTTGGACATGGATCAAAGGAAAAAGGATTTTATGCCAAATGGAGAAGTGGGTTAGATTCATTAGCTAGGCGGGTACAACTGATAGGGAATTTTGCTGGATCAGAATCAGCGATGTTATTGCCGAATCAAGTGGCAAGTAAAATGAAGGTATTGAATAAAAAGTATCCTGAACATAAGATCATTATTGTGCCTTTGTTTTTAAGTGAAGGGTATTTTACGAATGAAGTGATTCCTAGTCGTTTAAAAGACTTTAATTATTTGTACAACGGTAAACCGATCTTACCTGATAAAAAAATTTCCCAATGGATTGAACAACAAGTCTCTTTAATGACTACCGAATAA